The Ranitomeya imitator isolate aRanImi1 chromosome 3, aRanImi1.pri, whole genome shotgun sequence genome has a window encoding:
- the LOC138672842 gene encoding uncharacterized protein, whose translation MASGSDSSHTPPLRSPASSSEEEDQEEQREQEQGPRGQAVAAGRRVSQRALDEPLNIDMMVASIEARGPLWDSRDPRHADQGILRRLWIEVAQSLWDGFDSASPKAKTSFLKQLKTRWCSMKDRFRRGLKKEGQTRSGAAASRTSVYKYNRILQFLRPVLESRETHSSTRETVRPSGAVLCEAPSEQSQPSHSERRSAPPQSGEPAAGPSDVPLAEASVAPSFGSSRQRQRALDRVPMPEFLHLSTVFQNGFKALCDKMCNIERRLENIETDLSRPAKHFFTAIHNGMVEHLTPELQISVMQGCNNVYVSALQQARVMQSATNLPAVPSLAAMTPTPAAEHHHRAPRAEGHRHRHHRTEPQSSEPDRPSRGHRRDADPHPEGERRKKKKKTTTNTTTLAMAAPTTTTRKHPGSTRSTPSTQAGSTRSTPSTQPGSTRSTPSQPGSTRSRSSQPRTLVVPPPPSPPALLISPPSTTWIDVGIPSSVIEYAASSPSSSSSVSSTPPKSVGYQSPLIADVGTP comes from the exons atggccagcggcagcgactcgagtcacaccccaccgctgaggagtccg gcttcttcaagtgaggaggaggaccaggaggaacagagggagcaggagcagggaccacggggccaagctgtggctgcaggacggaga gtttcacaacgggccctggatgaaccactcaatattgacatgatggtggcatccattgaagcacggggcccgttgtgggacagccgtgacccccggcacgcggaccagggcatattgcggcgtctgtggatagaggtggcacaatcgctgtgggatggcttcgacagcgcttcaccaaaggccaaaactagtttcc ttaaacaattgaagaccagatggtgctccatgaaggaccgcttccggaggggcctgaaaaaggagggacagactcgtagtggtgctgccgcttcaaggacctcggtgtataagtacaaccgtatactgcagttcttgcgaccggtccttgaaagcagaga aacacacagcagcacccgcgagactgtccgaccctctggagcggtcctttgtgaagcgccatctgaacagtcgcagccatcccacagcgagagaaggtctgcaccaccacaatctggcgaaccggcagccggtccatcagatgttcccctggccgaggcctctgtcgctccttcctttgggtcttcccgacagcgtcagcgggccttggACAGGGtgcccatgcccgaatttttacatctgagcaccgtatttcagaatggtttcaaggcgctgtgcgataaaatgtgcaatatcgaacggcgtcttgaaaacatcgaaacggatctctcgaggccggccaaacatttttttactgccattcacaacggcatggttgaacatcttacgccggaactccagatttcggtcatgcagggctgcaacaatgtatatgtcagtgctctgcagcaggctcgggtcatgcagtcagcgacaaatctgcccgcagtaccatcgctggctgccatgactccgactcctgctgcagagcaccaccacagagctccgcgtgccgagggccaccgccaccgccaccacagaacagagccccaaagttcagagcctgacaggccttcaaggggacacagacgggatgccgacccacacccagagggagagaggaggaaaaagaagaagaagacgacgacaaatactacgaccttggctatggctgctcccacaactaccaccagaaaacaccccgggtcgacccggagcacaccaagtacccaggctgggtctacacggagtacacccagtacccagcctgggtctacaaggagtacaccatcacagcctgggtctacccggagccggagtagccagccaaggacactggtcgtccctcctcctccctcacctcctgctttgctaatctcgccaccatccactacctggattgatgtcggcatcccgtctagtgtgatcgagtatgctgcttcctccccctcgtcctcctcctcggtctcctcaacacccccaaaaagtgtgggatatcaatcccctttaattgcggatgttggtaccccctaa